AGCCTGCGCGACCTTTATTACCGGTGGGAGCGACAGAACTGGTCGGCGGGAGCCCTGGACTTCGCCCAGGACGCCGCCGACTGGACGGCGCTCGACGCCGAGGTGAAGGAGCGCCTCCTGTGGGTGCTCACTATGTTCTTCTGCGGCGAGGAGGCCGTAACCGACGACCTGGCTCCCTGGGTCTGGTCGGCCCCGACCGAGGAGATCCGTCACTTCCTGGCCACGCAGCTGGCGGACGAGGCCCGCCACACGGTCTTCTTCGATCGCTTCTACCGGGAGGCGGTCGGGGCTCCCGGCGACCTCCACGAGATGCTCGAGCGTTACCGGGGGACCCTCAACGCCGGCTACCACGAGCTCTTCTACGAGATGCTCCCGGCCATCTCGCGCGAGGTGGGAGCCAACCCGGGGGACCCGGTGGTCTTCGCGCGCGGCGTGGCGATGTACCACATGGTCCTAGAGGGCGCGCTGGCCGTTCCCGGACAGCGGTACATCCTCGCCTTCTGTCGCGAGCGAGGCATCCTGCCCGGGTTCCGGGCTGGGTTCACCGCCGTGGCGCGCGACGAGTCGCGCCACGTGGGGGGAGGTGTGCGGATCCTGCAGCGGCTCGTCGAGATGGACGGCGACTGCGTCCCCGCCGTCCAGGAGCTCGTCCGGCAGGCTCTCCCGCACTCCACCCACGTCTTCCAG
This genomic window from Actinomycetota bacterium contains:
- a CDS encoding ribonucleotide-diphosphate reductase subunit beta, with translation MSITERVDSASLTDLRDFHPDEMVTDLEQLTANPVSLRDLYYRWERQNWSAGALDFAQDAADWTALDAEVKERLLWVLTMFFCGEEAVTDDLAPWVWSAPTEEIRHFLATQLADEARHTVFFDRFYREAVGAPGDLHEMLERYRGTLNAGYHELFYEMLPAISREVGANPGDPVVFARGVAMYHMVLEGALAVPGQRYILAFCRERGILPGFRAGFTAVARDESRHVGGGVRILQRLVEMDGDCVPAVQELVRQALPHSTHVFQPPNADFTYLSVLGYDTRELLRFGLHSLNKRLRAAGIPMPSMPPMRIPRQDATPTIPARELTPVQQMLQPMRDQLVPSAVFAALPMVFNPTVAGDLRATFRFDVTGDGG